In Desulfallas thermosapovorans DSM 6562, the following are encoded in one genomic region:
- the arsA gene encoding arsenical pump-driving ATPase, giving the protein MNKFDPQNIHLTKYLFYTGKGGVGKTSVACATAVSLADKGKRVLLISTDPASNLQDVFSIELSNKGTPIPGVPNLYVANLDPIQAAAEYRESVIAPYRGKLPASVIANIEEQLSGSCTIEIAAFNEFSNFITDEKVQKEYDHIIFDTAPTGHTLRMLQLPSAWSRFISESTHGASCLGQLSGLESKKSIYQQAVETLSDGSQTTLILVTRPETAPFKEAERASNELFALGVNNQMLVINGLLMEHTDALSNSLYEKQQAAISNMPKALKAFPIYIVPLRSYNVTGLENVRALLTTDYVPTEPRKLNTDHIPSLSDVIDELAAEGKRVIFTMGKGGVGKTTVAAAVALGLANRGKKVHLTTTDPAAHFKFVIDETSGISMSHIDEAKELKKYQQEVLSKARASGMSDEDIAYIEEDLRSPCTQEIAVFRAFAELVDMADDQVVVVDTAPTGHTLLLLESTQSYNHEIERTKGEIPESVARLLPRLKSDETEVIIVTLPEATPVYEALRLEDDLKRAGIAAKWWVVNQSLYGTDTTNPILMAKATGEIEWLNRINEHANGKFALISWSPEDIKGERLLAL; this is encoded by the coding sequence GTGAATAAATTCGATCCGCAAAACATCCATTTAACGAAATATCTTTTCTATACCGGCAAGGGTGGCGTTGGTAAAACCAGCGTCGCCTGTGCCACCGCCGTTTCTCTCGCAGACAAAGGCAAACGTGTGCTGCTCATCAGTACCGACCCGGCTTCCAACCTCCAAGACGTGTTCTCGATTGAATTGAGCAACAAAGGTACGCCTATCCCCGGTGTGCCTAATCTATATGTGGCTAACCTCGACCCTATACAGGCCGCAGCTGAGTATCGGGAAAGCGTAATCGCGCCTTATCGGGGTAAGTTGCCAGCTTCTGTTATCGCAAATATAGAGGAGCAGCTTTCTGGCTCATGCACCATAGAAATAGCAGCATTCAACGAGTTCTCTAATTTCATAACAGACGAAAAGGTTCAGAAGGAGTACGATCATATTATTTTTGATACTGCTCCTACTGGCCATACCCTACGAATGCTTCAGCTTCCTTCTGCTTGGAGCAGGTTCATAAGTGAAAGCACGCATGGCGCATCCTGCCTCGGTCAACTATCAGGTTTAGAGAGCAAAAAATCGATTTATCAGCAAGCTGTGGAAACATTGTCGGATGGCAGTCAGACTACATTAATACTTGTTACCAGACCGGAAACTGCACCATTTAAAGAAGCTGAACGTGCTTCCAATGAATTGTTTGCGTTAGGTGTTAACAATCAGATGCTGGTTATCAATGGATTATTGATGGAGCATACAGACGCTCTATCAAACAGCCTTTACGAAAAACAGCAGGCAGCTATATCTAATATGCCGAAAGCCTTAAAGGCGTTTCCAATCTATATAGTACCTTTACGCTCTTATAATGTCACTGGTTTGGAAAATGTGCGTGCTTTACTTACTACCGACTATGTCCCTACTGAGCCGCGAAAATTGAATACTGACCATATTCCTTCGCTCAGCGATGTGATAGATGAATTAGCAGCAGAAGGCAAGCGCGTCATATTTACGATGGGTAAGGGCGGTGTAGGCAAGACCACCGTTGCGGCTGCTGTTGCGTTAGGACTTGCAAATCGAGGAAAGAAAGTCCACCTTACCACTACTGACCCGGCTGCGCATTTTAAATTTGTGATAGACGAAACAAGTGGTATATCTATGAGCCATATTGATGAAGCTAAGGAGCTTAAAAAGTATCAGCAAGAGGTGCTCTCCAAGGCACGCGCTTCTGGTATGAGCGACGAGGATATTGCCTATATCGAAGAAGATCTTCGCTCACCCTGTACACAGGAGATAGCTGTTTTCCGTGCATTTGCGGAATTAGTTGACATGGCAGACGATCAGGTTGTAGTTGTTGATACTGCTCCCACAGGTCATACCCTGCTCCTGTTGGAGTCCACACAGAGTTATAATCACGAAATAGAACGTACTAAGGGCGAGATACCCGAATCGGTGGCGCGATTGTTGCCGCGGTTGAAATCAGACGAAACCGAGGTCATTATTGTAACCCTACCGGAAGCGACTCCCGTTTATGAGGCTCTCCGTCTTGAAGATGATTTAAAGCGCGCGGGTATCGCCGCTAAGTGGTGGGTGGTCAATCAGTCACTTTACGGCACGGATACGACAAATCCCATACTGATGGCTAAGGCAACTGGCGAAATAGAATGGCTCAACCGCATCAATGAACATGCAAATGGAAAGTTCGCACTGATTTCATGGAGTCCTGAAGATATCAAGGGTGAACGCTTATTGGCGCTGTAA
- a CDS encoding arsenate reductase ArsC: MIKVAFICVHNSCRSQIAEALGKHLAGDVFESYSAGTETKPQINQDAVRLMKELYGIDMEKTQYPKLLDDIPQVDIVITMGCNVECPYLPCKHREDWGLDDPTGKSDEEFKKVISIIEARIIELKKKLT, translated from the coding sequence ATGATAAAGGTTGCATTTATTTGTGTTCATAATTCATGTCGAAGCCAAATAGCTGAGGCATTGGGCAAACATTTAGCAGGAGATGTATTTGAAAGCTATTCTGCTGGCACAGAAACAAAACCCCAAATTAATCAGGATGCTGTGCGTCTAATGAAAGAGCTTTATGGTATAGATATGGAGAAAACCCAATATCCAAAGTTACTTGATGATATCCCGCAGGTAGATATTGTTATTACAATGGGATGCAATGTGGAATGCCCTTACCTTCCCTGCAAGCATAGAGAGGATTGGGGACTGGATGATCCTACGGGTAAGAGTGATGAGGAATTTAAAAAAGTTATTTCAATAATTGAAGCCCGAATAATTGAATTGAAGAAGAAACTGACATAA
- the arsD gene encoding arsenite efflux transporter metallochaperone ArsD: MKKMKIFEPAMCCPTGLCGVGVDPELLRISTVLDTLKKHGVIVDRFNLNSAPAEFIKNKTINAYINEKGTEGLPVVMVDDEIVITGRYPTNEEFTKLLDLPGDVLGVKSTSVKVKVSKKNSGGCNCKGGCC; this comes from the coding sequence ATGAAAAAAATGAAAATATTTGAACCTGCGATGTGCTGCCCAACCGGACTCTGTGGCGTGGGAGTAGACCCTGAACTTTTGCGTATCTCTACAGTGCTTGATACGTTAAAAAAACATGGTGTAATTGTTGATCGCTTCAACCTTAACAGTGCACCTGCTGAATTTATCAAAAATAAGACCATCAATGCCTATATCAATGAAAAAGGAACAGAGGGATTACCGGTAGTTATGGTTGATGATGAGATTGTTATTACTGGCCGCTACCCTACCAATGAAGAGTTCACCAAGCTGCTTGATCTTCCCGGAGATGTGTTGGGAGTGAAGAGCACGTCCGTCAAGGTGAAGGTTTCTAAGAAAAATTCTGGGGGATGTAATTGTAAGGGAGGTTGCTGTTAA